One genomic segment of Podarcis raffonei isolate rPodRaf1 chromosome 7, rPodRaf1.pri, whole genome shotgun sequence includes these proteins:
- the LOC128417283 gene encoding mas-related G-protein coupled receptor member H-like yields MTNFIQPSLLRLDVSKGYPATYNCTEFPNNGSNNDDPGSIAKYNLETYIFFPITLPFIMFGLWGNGTVIWLLGVRIKRSTFSTYIVNLSAADFGLLIVESILLIYWSITNLYRDLISVLFNDLFLFTYSVGQFLLTAISIDRCVSVLFPLWYRCHRPTHLSSTVSALLWVLSFLLPAIHFTLFLTHEFTYYFLKHLQFFINGIICLPLLTISTLTLFIKVYFKSQPYQRGKRLVAILLTLFFFLIFSFPLNVFSCMKVLNQHLPSHIMRYGYFCACLNSSVNPLIYFLVGRQRGDNTRRSMESILKKIFVEEGESREELET; encoded by the coding sequence ATGACTAATTTCATTCAGCCATCCTTGCTTCGTTTGGATGTCAGCAAAGGATATCCAGCGACATACAACTGCACAGAGTTTCCAAACAATGGTTCCAACAATGATGATCCAGGATCGATTGCTAAATATAATTtagaaacatatatttttttccccatCACTCTTCCCTTCATCATGTTTGGGCTGTGGGGCAACGGGACTGTCATCTGGCTGCTTGGCGTCCGCATTAAGAGGAGCACTTTCTCGACATACATTGTGAACCTGTCCGCTGCTGACTTTGGGTTGCTCATTGTTGAAAGTATTCTACTAATATACTGGAGCATAACTAATTTGTATCGTGATCTTATAAGTGTATTGTTCAATGACCTCTTCCTATTCACGTACAGTGTTGGCCAATTTCTGCTGACAGCCATCAGCATTGACAGGTGTGTGTCTGTCCTCTTCCCACTTTGGTATCGATGTCACCGGCCAACACACTTATCCAGCACTGTCTCTGCCCTGTTGTGGGTCCTATCCTTTCTTCTCCCTGCAATTCACTTCACTCTTTTCTTGACACATGAATTTACATATTATTTCCTAAAACACTTGCAGTTCTTCATAAATGGCATCATTTGTCTCCCACTCTTAACTATCTCCACTCTGACTCTGTTCATCAAAGTCTATTTTAAATCACAACCATACCAGCGAGGAAAACGTTTGGTAGCCATCTTGCTGACTCTATTcttctttctcattttttctttCCCACTGAATGTTTTTTCCTGTATGAAAGTGCTTAATCAGCACTTGCCCTCCCATATTATGCGTTATGGTTACTTCTGTGCCTGCCTAAACAGCAGTGTTAATCCATTGATCTATTTCCTGGTTGGGAGACAGAGGGGGGACAATACTAGGAGAAGCATGGAGAGTATACTAAAGAAAATCTttgtggaggagggagagagtaGAGAGGAACTGGAAACCTAG
- the LOC128417285 gene encoding mas-related G-protein coupled receptor member H-like, translated as MGSLSPMSLSPFSAKEDYYEEDNATSFSNNSSYDYPEWILDIYPNIYIFSMLTILICILGLLGNGTVVWLLSFCIKRNSFTIYILNLSVADLGIVTANFFMEMILFATGEYYGPLYDFLQDVFQLMYSAGQYLLTAISIDRCVSVLFPIWHRCRRPANLSTTLCSIIWVLSSLLCGINFALRLTENVHSITMKYYQYAVNGILCLLLMTISTLILCLKVSFKSQQRRRGKTQIAILLALLFFIIFSFPLNAYYISPYVFDSASLFSSIYVYLFACLNSSVNPLIYFLVGRQKRGRHKKSMKAILQNVFKEEESSTEEAETSVETKC; from the coding sequence ATGGGCAGTCTCAGCCCAATGTCCCTGTCTCCTTTCAGTGCTAAAGAAGACTATTATGAAGAAGACAATGCAACTTCCTTCTCCAACAATAGTAGTTATGATTATCCAGAATGGATTTTGGATATttacccaaatatatatatattttctatgcTCAcaattttaatttgcattttgggGCTTTTAGGGAATGGGACTGTCGTCTGGCTGCTTAGCTTCTGCATTAAGAGGAACTCTTTCACCATTTACATCCTGAACCTCTCTGTTGCAGACTTGGGTATAGTCACAGCTAACTTTTTTATGGAAATGATTTTGTTTGCAACAGGAGAATATTATGGACCTCTGTATGATTTTCTACAAGATGTCTTTCAATTAATGTACAGTGCTGGTCAATATCTACTGACAGCCATCAGCATTGACAGGTGTGTGTCAGTCCTCTTCCCAATTTGGCATCGATGCCGCCGGCCAGCAAATTTGTCCACCACTTTGTGTTCCATTATATGGGTACTTTCTAGCCTTCTCTGTGGAATTAACTTCGCCCTCCGCCTGACTGAAAATGTGCACAGTATTACCATGAAATATTACCAGTATGCTGTGAACGGCATCCTTTGCCTCCTGCTCATGACTATCTCAACTCTAATTCTCTGCCTCAAGGTCTCCTTCAAATCGCAACAGCGAAGGCGGGGTAAAACTCAAATAGCCATCTTGCTTGCTCTTCTTTTCTTCATCATTTTTTCGTTTCCACTGAATGCCTATTATATCAGCCCTTATGTGTTTGATTcagcctctctcttttcttcAATTTATGTCTACTTATTTGCCTGCCTGAACAGCAGTGTTAACCCTTTGATCTATTTCCTGGTTGGGAGGCAGAAGAGAGGCAGACATAAGAAGAGCATGAAAGCCATACTCCAGAATGTTTTCAAGGAGGAGGAAAGCTCAACAGAGGAAGCAGAGACCTCTGTTGAAACAAAGTGCTAA